The Acidobacteriota bacterium nucleotide sequence GCCGTGGTGGCTTTCGGGCCGCGGTACCTGGAGGTCCTGCCCGGAGAGGCCGCGGTGGCCCGGGGGAGCCTGGGGGGCACGCCCCCGCCGGCCCGGGGCCCGAAGGCGCCCCCCAAGGACGGAGGTGCACGGTGACCGACCCAGACCGCCACGAACTGGCCACCCGGGGCCTGACGAAGATGTACGGGCGCCGGACGGTGGTGAAGGGCGTGGACCTCGAATTCGCCTCGGGCCGGGTGGTGGGGCTCCTGGGCCCCAACGGCGCGGGAAAGACCACCACCTTCTACATGGTCGTGGGCCTCGTGCCGCCCACCTCTGGGGACATCTTCCTGGACGGGGAGCGCATCTCCGAGACCCCCATGTACCAGCGCGCCCGGATGGGCATCGCCTATCTCCCCCAGGAGCCCTCCATTTTCCGGAAGCTCACCGTCGAAGAGAACCTCCTGGGGATTCTGGAGTTCACGGACCTGCCCCCGGCGCAGCGCCGGAGCCGCGTGGACGAGGCCCTGTCGGAGCTGAACATCACGCGCCTGGCGCGCTCCCCGGCCTACACCCTG carries:
- the lptB gene encoding LPS export ABC transporter ATP-binding protein — encoded protein: MTDPDRHELATRGLTKMYGRRTVVKGVDLEFASGRVVGLLGPNGAGKTTTFYMVVGLVPPTSGDIFLDGERISETPMYQRARMGIAYLPQEPSIFRKLTVEENLLGILEFTDLPPAQRRSRVDEALSELNITRLARSPAYTLSGGERRRAEIARALVLSPRFFLLDEPFAGIDPIAVADIQGIVLHLRGRGIGVVVSDHNVRETLKITDEAYIISDGAIFRHGSPGDLANDPDVRRVYLGEGFTLD